The window aactgtcatcatttagaaataaaaagcaattttcctaccctgattttagatCTCTGATTTCaatgctctgttttaaggggcgtgtctgctgtgagacttcagtgtaaacacccactgctgtgatagctatttcatatgcaaagatgttagccaaagTATTACATGTTTAACTCTCTCAAAAacttttagtatgtttttactattacagctctcaaggttaactaaccatgtaaagtgttgattatatttagatctaCGGCAtgaaggttgcagtgatgagcatgtagccgatcacagacatgttgagcacatgaatgcagcgatctcgtcattgcaactcaatttctgcacactaacgaatgctttcataactaacagtgcaaacacactgtaaataagGTTTTCGTTGATTATTATGGGAGTTTTGGCAAGactccagaactcagtcacctATAAACTtggacagctccagcgattgcaaAGGGAGCATTCTCTGATCGCTttctatttataatttaatcacagtttaaataaccgattattttcatcctactaagagaaacaatgtgaagttgactGTTAAGAcatcactggtttgatttactggcacttctgactgtacatgaatcattacaaaATCAGAAATCACTGGTCACAGATCAGTGACAGAAAAcggttacttacatgttgtcaCATTACTGTCAAGTCCATATCGTAAacgtctgtttgcaaagcctgctcCAAAATTGCGACTGATTTGACGAAATCTAGTGAAATTTAGTGAAATGTAccacatataaaaaaaataaataatgctcaactgagacattcacattgttgaaaaaaaataaaataaccacattcctagcattaggatcctttaaAAGGCGTTATATTAGTCCAGTGAGTGATCCTGCGCTCTTCTCCCTTTCTCATCTCACTAACGCCAGTGGGCGGGACTAAAGTTGCTATGGTGAAGTAGGTGATGATTTCCAGGACATGTTGTTGTTCACTGGGCTTGGTgacaaaagctgtttttgaaataagtaaaagttttcagttctgaaacttacaggaatTTCTCATattatgatgacctcttatatgtcaaaaattcaaggaaaattttatttctcAGTTTATAACCcctttaaagcatctttggtgtttccatggtttctatgGAAGGAAAGGGTAGCAAGGgtatgacgtcattgacaggtgATGCAATGACGAGGGTCGTTTCGCTGGTTAACAATTGTTCTActggtttttagatattttaatccaaaaatcttacatattgtgcctttaagcaTCCAAATAATTTTTTGGAGCCACTATATATAGCCATGTTCTTATAATGCCATCATACCTTCTTATTGGATCCTCTGGAGGCTACAGTAATGTCTATAGGCTCCATCTGTCCTTTCTTAACAACAGGAGGCTGACCTGGAAACAGCACCTCATGGCATGCCTGCATTCTGGTGAGAGTCCTGCAGAATCATATAGTCATTCAGTGAACTTACTATTAAgagcaaaaaaacattatttctgtgttatttctgTCTACAACAGTAACTTTAACACATTATCTTCAGAAATATGAATCAGAAAGCATGTGTAAGGCAGGGCAAGGCATCACCTGGGCACAGACTTGAGACTAGCCAGGAATTTTCTCACTCAAACCACTGCCGGCTGCTGCTTCTGACTGCTTTTAGCTGCCCATAAATACTGgttttctttataataatagCATATTGGCAAAACATTTGGCAAACGATCCAGCATGTATCTGTGTTTGCACTCTGGAGAATGTCAAATGTTTCTGTTTACATTGTGTTTTTGCAGCATTGAGCAATGCAGCCAATCATTAACatctgttgatttcttgaacgcaatggccaatcagaggtgtttacgttAGCACTGAACAAAAGCTGCATGCTCGCAAATCCTCTCATTATaacaaacatttttgtaaataagaGATGCATTGTGCAGTCATAACGGAACTTTGTGAGATAACTTGGAGACAGGCCACCTTCAACTATTTTAATGTTGAATACACAAGTCTTTGGTAAACTTCAATATGCTTCAGATGTAGGATACAAATTTTTATTGCAATACCAAATGTATATACCATTGCTTTTATATTATTGTGTTGTTGGTGCAATTAAAGAGCTTTTGTGACTCATGTTTACGAAGTGTATAGGCATAATGTTTTGGTGTAGTTGTAGGATGTACTATCTTGATGTTTTAATATAGAACTTGGTCTGTTTCAGTTATAATAAATATGggttgttattgttttggtgAATTTCTGTTTCTCAGATCATAAAAAGTGTGCCCCCTATGAAAACAAAAAGCCCCCACCCCCATTCGGCCCTGCTGCACATGACTAACTTACTTTGACATCTATAAAGATTTAtgtactgagccggcgttcggacATAACACAGAAGTGCTGCACTACATTCATTGCGTAGAAAATTGTTgaatgtgcacaaaaagtattctcattgcttcataacattaagtttgaaccaatgtagtcacttgaactattttaacaatgtctttaatacctttctggacctcaaaaggtgaaatgacattgctgcctatgtgtggttcagaaacccttagatttcatcaaaaatatcttaatttgtgttctgaagatgaacgaaggtcttacgggtttgagacgacatgaggatgagtacttaatgacagaaatttcatttttgggtgaactaaccctttaagacaattATGTGCTTCTTGTgaaacatatacacacacacacaaaaaaacaatgttaagatatactttatgcatttttacCTGCTAAAGAGGTCATCCCATTTCAGTGTCTCCACTTCGTGGTACTCGGACTTCTCCAGCAAACAGTCACAAAGTGTAGGGTTAATATTAACATAACTGATGAATAAGAGAAGAGAGGAAGTCACTTCAGTCCAAACCTTGTGAAACTACACTAGTATAGTACTGAAACCATGCAGTAGTTTGCATAGATCCATATGGTACTTAAGCTCACTTTTTGTTGGTTTCATGGACCAGTTCATTTTTCTTCACATAATCTGTGATGATATTCCTCACTTCACTGGCCTTTAGAGGTGTCCCCTTTCTGAAACACAAAAAATGCTCAACACTCCCACTaccacacttttaaaaaaaaattcacaacaAAATGTTTCCACTCGTTAACTTTTTCTGGGCGTCCTGAAAAAGAGGTTCCAGGCGTGCAGTGACCCCATAGAGTTGTGTGATTTCAGGGGGTTGGTATGGGACCTCACAAGCCCCGCACCCCTCCACAGACTCTTTCTCCGGCCCACAGTCCTCTGGTGTGCTGAAAGAACACAATCTGTAGAAGTAGAACAAGTTGTTCAAGAAAACAGCCACTTCCCTCAAAACCAAGTACAATTGCTGAATATCAACAAGCATATTTtctatttcttttattttatgcgttttaatatttcaactgtattaaaataaattttaagtTTATGAATGCGATTTTAATAGTGAATGGTTTGACTGCTTACTCAGGGTTCCTCCAGTCAACTTCCACAATGCTCTCCACACCTTTACTCAGCTCCTTCACCTGAACCAGACTGTGATCTCTCTGCATGCACAACAGAAACTTAGACAGCTGGAAAGGAAGAGAGAAAAGTTGTGACCTACTAAAGCAAAGATAAGGCTAACACTGAAATTGACTAAAACCTCACAATCTGTGAACAGTGTACCTTTTTATAACTTGATTTCTTGATATCTAGTTGCTTTCCTCTAGGACTGTGGGGAAAAAAGTAGAGATTGTGACATTTCAAGTTTGACCACGtttcaattaaaggtgccctagattcaaaatttgaatttacctcggcatagctgaataacaagagttcagtacatggaaaagacatacattgagtttcaaactccattgctttctctttcttatgtaaatctcacttatttaaaagacttccggaaaacacgcggatctcaacataacaccgactgttacgtaacagtcggggtgtacaccccaatatttgcatatgccagcccatgttcccaacattatgaaaggcattagacaagggcagaacgtctggatctgcgcagagctgaatcaacagactaggtaagcaagaacaacagcgaaaatggcagatggagcaataataactgacatgatccatgatagcatgatatttttagtgatatttgtaaattgtctttctagatgtttcgttaacatgttgctaatgtactgttaaatgaggttaaagttaccatcatttcttactgaattcacgcagacaagagtcgtcgctattttcatttttaaacacttgcagtctgtataattcatgaacacaacttaattctttataaatctctccaacagtgtagcattagccgttagccacggagcacagcctcaaactcatagagaatcaaatataaacatcaaaataaatactttactcacataattcgaagcatgcatacagcatgcatgacgaacatcttgtaaagatccatttgagggttatattagctgtgtgaactttgtaaatctgctgtaatataatcgagagctcgtgtggcagggagcacgcaaattaaaggggcggcgcgctgaaaaaatcagtgcatagttaatgatgccccaaaataggcagttaaaaaaaatgtatttaaaaaaatctatggggtattttgagctgaaacttcacagacacattcaggggacaccttagacttatattacatcttgtgaaaaagcattcttgggcacctttaacacaatGTATTAaagatcattttaaatgtttttaatgtctcTGATGTCTCACAGTGATTCACAGTgttaagttaaaaaaattgtaatatttgctGTAAAGTAAAAGGCTGAGCTTAGGAAATAAAGGCAATACATCAGAAGATTAATAATAGAGGCAAAATTACCAGCAGGACACCATGTGCTTGCTCAGGAAGGTGCTGGTCAGTAGTGGGAGGTCTGACTTTTTGACTTTAGTCTTAAGTGCATGGAGGAAACATTGCAGCAATAACTCATCCATCTGCTCTGTAATAATAGAGACATGAACGTCAACATACAGAAAATGCCTATAAAAAAGTGTGACAAGAAGTCAAAGACATTTCACCCTGTGGAGATCTAGAGTCGTGCTCTTCTCCATCAGTGTCTTCACCCTCTTTATCCTCAAGCAGTTGTTCTTCCTTCAGCACCTCATGCTCATCCAGCCTCAGCTCTTGCATGCTCTGACAAGATGTTTCCACTGCAGCTGATTCAGAGCCATCCTTCTCCTCACATTCCTCTCCCTCTGATTCTCCCTCCACCTGTGCTGGAGAGTTTGTGACCGGTATAACGGGAGGATGCGTCTTATCACCAAATGCCCTACACAGAATTTGAGAAAAATGTCTGTAGAAAGTTAATCTGATGCATAATTGATGTTATATCatctaaaaatgtaaactatattattGCCCAGTGATTAGGGCTGGgttgaaaataaagttttttctattttcactgattttcattttgatgaactgATTTCAATTCTTAAATCccagaagtattttttttttttttgcatagcgAGAAACACACTGATGacatgatgtctgtgtgaggaAGGTGTGCAGAGGTATTAAAATACATACGTTGACAATCGGactgaatgcaatgattggacgaacattttatggtcctactGCTTCCACATGAgctacataaaaaaatatatttagaccacttaaacgggacctattatgccccttttattTAGGTGcaagcaaaaacatgccgtttttgtgtgtgtccctttaaatgcaaatgagctgctgctcccggccccctttccagaagaaggtagcgctttaaaggtgccctagaattaaaaattgaatttatcttagaatagttaaataacaagagttcagtacatggaaaagacatacagtgagtctcaaacactgttgtttcctccttcttatataaatctcatttgtttaaaagacctcagacgaACAGgggaatctcaacataacaccgactgttacgtaacagtcggggtgtacacccacaatatttgcatatgccagctcatgttcaagcattagacaagggcaggacgtctaaatgtgcacagctgaatcatcagactaggtaagcaagcaaggacaacagcgaaaaatggcagatggagcaataataactgacatgatccataatatcatgatatttttagtgatatttgtaaattgtctttctaaatgtttcgttagcatgttgctaatgtactgttaaatgtggttaaagttaccatcgtttcttactgtattcacggagacaagactgttgttattttcattttttaaacacttgcagtctgtataattcataaacacaacttcattcttcataaatctctccaacagtgtgtaatgttagctttagccacggagcaccatcaaactaattcagaatcaaatgtaaacatccaaataaataccatacttacgtgattagacatgctgcatgacgaacactttgtaaagaacaattttgagggttatattagctgtgtgtactttgtttatgctgttaaaggcaagcgcgagctccgtgggctgggagcgtgagcatttaaaggggccgcagcctaaatcggctcatatttaatgatgccccaaaataggcagttaaaaaaattattaaataaatctatggggtattttgagctgaaacttcacagacacattcaggggacaccttagacttatattacatcttttaaaaagacgttctacggcacatTTAACAGCTTCGgatactcaacaacaacaaaactggagaatctcatgcagccaaaatgtcAGAAATTGTCAGCAGCCGTGTTCAACCTTACATGTTTGAACcagagacagacacagatggagagactcaggaagaagttataAATTTTAGAATGCAaatggacgtttctgaatggttagttgataAATATATAGTTGTTGTggagttaaagggttaattcacccaaacatgaaatttcgggcattaattactcacccttatgccgttccaaaccagcaagactttcgttcatcttcagaagaccaattaagatacttttgatgaaatccaagagctttctgacctcTCTATATACAGCAAAGCCATAACAGCAAAGTACAATGCAgcgttctacgtca of the Megalobrama amblycephala isolate DHTTF-2021 linkage group LG12, ASM1881202v1, whole genome shotgun sequence genome contains:
- the eif2d gene encoding eukaryotic translation initiation factor 2D isoform X1; this encodes MFAKAFRVKSNTVIKGSDRRKLRTDISAAFPSLSVQELNELIPNKEELNIVKIYAHKGDAVTLYVLHKNPIFFQLEKQLFPTVYTLWRCPTMLPAFATWPPVLQKLSGGADLMLPGVVVSNSGLPEVHQGDCCAVTLVMNRAPVAVGTAAVSSTEMRKSGMKGKGVNILHAYMDQLWAFGDKTHPPVIPVTNSPAQVEGESEGEECEEKDGSESAAVETSCQSMQELRLDEHEVLKEEQLLEDKEGEDTDGEEHDSRSPQEQMDELLLQCFLHALKTKVKKSDLPLLTSTFLSKHMVSCCPRGKQLDIKKSSYKKLSKFLLCMQRDHSLVQVKELSKGVESIVEVDWRNPELCSFSTPEDCGPEKESVEGCGACEVPYQPPEITQLYGVTARLEPLFQDAQKKKGTPLKASEVRNIITDYVKKNELVHETNKNYVNINPTLCDCLLEKSEYHEVETLKWDDLFSRTLTRMQACHEVLFPGQPPVVKKGQMEPIDITVASRGSNKKVTVIKNLEAFGLDPAVVADTLQRQVQASCVLNESPGAKNRVLVQIQGNQVQHVGKLLLDRYQIPRKYVQGLDKAPKPGKKK
- the eif2d gene encoding eukaryotic translation initiation factor 2D isoform X2; this encodes MFAKAFRVKSNTVIKGSDRRKLRTDISAAFPSLSVQELNELIPNKEELNIVKIYAHKGDAVTLYVLHKNPIFFQLEKQLFPTVYTLWRCPTMLPAFATWPPVLQKLSGGADLMLPGVVVSNSGLPEVHQGDCCAVTLVMNRAPVAVGTAAVSSTEMRKSGMKGKGVNILHAYMDQLWAFGDKTHPPVIPVTNSPAQVEGESEGEECEEKDGSESAAVETSCQSMQELRLDEHEVLKEEQLLEDKEGEDTDGEEHDSRSPQEQMDELLLQCFLHALKTKVKKSDLPLLTSTFLSKHMVSCCPRGKQLDIKKSSYKKLSKFLLCMQRDHSLVQVKELSKGVESIVEVDWRNPELCSFSTPEDCGPEKESVEGCGACEVPYQPPEITQLYGVTARLEPLFQDAQKKKGTPLKASEVRNIITDYVKKNELVHETNKNYVNINPTLCDCLLEKSEYHEVETLKWDDLFSRTLTRMQACHEVLFPGQPPVVKKGQMEPIDITVASRGSNKKMILEVRSLSLNIYSGKSTCNPGYSN